One Cricetulus griseus strain 17A/GY chromosome 5, alternate assembly CriGri-PICRH-1.0, whole genome shotgun sequence genomic window carries:
- the LOC100772655 gene encoding olfactory receptor 63 — MPGENYSSISEFILFGFSAFPQQMLPALFLLYLLMYLFTLLGNLLIMAAVWTEHRLHTPMYLFLCALSISEILFTVVITPRMLADLMSTHRSITFIACANQLFFSFTFGYTHSFLLMVMGYDRYVAICRPLHYHVLMNLQGCARLVAWSWVGGSLIGMTVTLIIFHLTFCESNVIHHFLCHVFSLLKLACGERATSVTIVVILVCVTPLIGCLVLIVLSYIFIVAAILRISSTEGRHKTFSTCASHLTVVVVHYGFASIIYLKSRGPHSLYTDTLMSTTYTVFTPFLSPIIFSLRNKELKNAINKSFHRNFCQRSS; from the coding sequence ATGCCCGGTGAGAACTACAGCTCCATTTCCGAATTCATCCTCTTTGGCTTCTCAGCCTTCCCGCAGCAGATGCTACCCGCCCTCTTCCTGCTGTATCTGCTGATGTATCTGTTCACACTCCTGGGGAACCTGCTCATCATGGCTGCTGTCTGGACAGAACACAgactccacacacccatgtacctCTTCCTGTGTGCCCTCTCCATCTCCGAGATCCTCTTCACTGTGGTCATTACTCCCCGCATGCTGGCCGACCTGATGTCCACTCATCGATCCATCACATTTATAGCTTGTGCTAaccaattatttttttccttcacattTGGCTACACTCATTCCTTCTTGCTCATGGTCATGGgttatgaccgctatgtggccatctgccgCCCCCTGCATTACCATGTGCTCATGAACCTCCAAGGCTGTGCTCGTCTTGTGGCCTGGTCTTGGGTTGGGGGCTCACTCATTGGGATGACAGTGACATTAATAATTTTCCATCTCACCTTCTGTGAATCTAATGTGATCCATCACTTTCTCTGTCATGTGTTTTCCCTCTTAAAGTTGGCCTGTGGGGAAAGGGCAACTTCTGTCACCATTGTTGTGATCCTGGTGTGTGTCACACCCCTCATAGGATGCCTAGTCCTTATTGTCCTCTCCTATATCTTCATTGTGGCTGCCATACTGAGAATCTCCTCTACTGAGGGCCGGCACAAGACATTCTCCACATGTGCATCCCATCTCACGGTGGTGGTTGTGCACTATGGCTTTGCCTCCATCATCTACCTCAAGTCCAGGGGACCACATTCACTATACACCGACACTCTCATGTCCACCACCTATACGGTCTTCACCCCCTTCCTTAGTCCAATTATTTTCAGCCTCAGGAATAAGGAGCTGAAGAATGCTATAAACAAAAGCTTCCACAGGAATTTCTGTCAACGAAGTTCCTAA